A region of the Bdellovibrionota bacterium genome:
AGAAGAAGACCGCCCAGTCCAAGGCCCCCAGCTCGTTGATTCACCGCAAGGCGGCCGATCAGAGCTGCCGGAAGAGGATGCTGCGGCAACTTGTGTGCGATATCGTCCGGCAGAGAAATAAAGTCCACGCAGTTCATGCTCAGAGAATAAAAACCAGCGATTTGAGATGGATCTTCTGCGGGGCTGGCAACGAAAGTTTTGGCAAGATTCCTTCGCTCGTATTGCCTTGCCTTCGTTTTGAGGAAATTGTTTAACTCCGGTACGCCGCAGTCAAACGCTGCACGATCATGGATTTTCGCCAGAGGGCCAAACATCCACGCCGGTTTTCGAGGATCTGGAGGCGTCAAATATTAGCCGATGGTCTTTTTGTATCGTTCGAACGTTTTTTGAAGAGCGGGAGACGGCGCCGGAGGAGCCTCCAGGGTCTTAAGAAAGAGATCCCGATCCCGATTGGAAAGTCGAATGATCTCCTGTTCGGCTAAAATCTTCCGGGCGCGTTCCACGGACGACGCGAGAATAAACTTGGAGAGATCGCTCCCCAAGAGATCCGCAGCTTTTTGGAGCGTTTTTTTCACCTCCGGCCGGGTCCGAATGTCAATTCGGTCTTCGTTTCGATGTGTAGCGCTTCGCGACATAGACTTCCTTAACTACAAAGTATACTAGAACGTACGGATATCTTCCACACAAATTTGTCATTAAAACTACAGAGAAATTTAGTCTAAAATACAAATAACATTAATATGTTATTTATATAGGAAATCGCGGGACACCCGCCTGCACCTCAATTCGATCAATAAAAGTTACGTACGTTG
Encoded here:
- a CDS encoding GNAT family N-acetyltransferase — protein: MFGPLAKIHDRAAFDCGVPELNNFLKTKARQYERRNLAKTFVASPAEDPSQIAGFYSLSMNCVDFISLPDDIAHKLPQHPLPAALIGRLAVNQRAGGLGLGGLLLMDAFRQVLRASEKVACAAVLVEAKNEAAKAFYLHFGFIPFADRPNSLFLPIKTIQQLL
- a CDS encoding DUF1778 domain-containing protein — translated: MSRSATHRNEDRIDIRTRPEVKKTLQKAADLLGSDLSKFILASSVERARKILAEQEIIRLSNRDRDLFLKTLEAPPAPSPALQKTFERYKKTIG